The Globicephala melas chromosome 20, mGloMel1.2, whole genome shotgun sequence genome contains a region encoding:
- the SEPTIN9 gene encoding septin-9 isoform X4 has protein sequence MADTPRDAGLKQPPAQRNEKAPVDFGYVGIDSILEQMRRKAMKQGFEFNIMVVGQSGLGKSTLINTLFKSKISRKSVQPTSEERIPKTIEIKSITHDIEEKGVRMKLTVIDTPGFGDHINNENCWQPIMKFINDQYEKYLQEEVNINRKKRIPDTRVHCCLYFIPATGHSLRPLDIEFMKRLSKVVNIVPVIAKADTLTLEERVYFKQRITADLLSNGIDVYPQKEFDEDSEDRLVNEKFREMIPFAVVGSDHEYQVNGKRILGRKTKWGTIEVENTTHCEFAYLRDLLIRTHMQNIKDITSTIHFEAYRVKRLHEGSSAVANGVEEKAPEAQGM, from the exons ATGGCCGACACCCCCAGAGACGCCGGGCTCAAGCAGCCGCCCGCGCAGAGGAACGAGAAGGCCCCCGTGGACTTCGGCTACGTGGGGATCGACTCCATCCTGGAGCAGATGCGCAGGAAGGCCATGAAGCAGGGCTTCGAGTTCAACATCATGGTGGTCG GGCAGAGTGGCTTGGGAAAGTCCACCTTGATCAACACCCTCTTCAAATCCAAAATCAGCCGGAAGTCAGTGCAGCCCACCTCGGAGGAACGCATCCCTAAGACCATTGAGATCAAGTCCATCACACACG ATATCGAGGAGAAGGGCGTCCGCATGAAGCTGACGGTCATCGACACACCGGGGTTCGGGGACCACATCAACAATGAGAACTG CTGGCAGCCCATCATGAAGTTCATCAATGACCAGTACGAGAAGTACCTGCAGGAGGAGGTCAACATCAACCGGAAGAAGCGCATCCCAGACACGCGCGTCCACTGCTGCCTGTACTTCATCCCCGCCACCGGCCACTC cctcagGCCCCTGGACATCGAGTTCATGAAGCGCCTGAGCAAAGTGGTCAACATCGTCCCGGTCATTGCCAAGGCCGACACGCTGACCCTGGAGGAGAGGGTCTACTTCAAACAGCGG ATCACCGCAGACCTGCTGTCCAACGGCATCGACGTGTACCCCCAGAAGGAGTTTGACGAGGACTCAGAGGACCGGCTGGTGAACGAGAAATTCCGA GAAATGATCCCGTTTGCCGTGGTGGGCAGTGACCATGAGTACCAAGTGAACGGGAAGAGGATCCTTGGAAGGAAAACCAAATGGGGCACCATTGAAG TCGAGAACACCACGCATTGTGAGTTTGCTTACCTGCGGGACCTCCTCATCAG GACACACATGCAGAACATCAAGGACATCACCAGCACCATCCACTTCGAAGCCTATCGCGTGAAGCGTCTGCACGAGGGCAGCAGCGCTGTGGCCAATGGTGTCGAGGAGAAGGCTCCAGAAGCCCAGGGGATGTAG